The following proteins are encoded in a genomic region of Gossypium hirsutum isolate 1008001.06 chromosome D05, Gossypium_hirsutum_v2.1, whole genome shotgun sequence:
- the LOC107907480 gene encoding probable xyloglucan endotransglucosylase/hydrolase protein 23, whose protein sequence is MAAFHSPSTASIGMVLLLLIGFSMAAFAYGNFYHKFDVVWGDGRAVIQEGGDLLTLSLHKTSGSGFQSKDEYLYGKIDMQLKLVPGNSAGTVTAYWLSSKGEAWDEIDFEFLGNLSGQPYILHTNVFCQGKGNREQQFYLWFDPTADFHTYSILWNPERIVFSVDGIPIREFKNLEFLGVPFPKNQKMRLYSTLWNADDWATRGGLVKTDWSQAPFKASYRNFNADACVWSSGSSYCSSNKNAWFWEELNFAKKGQMKWVQNNYMVYNYCEDTKRFPQGLPTECTFADIL, encoded by the exons ATGGCTGCATTTCATTCCCCTTCAACTGCATCCATTGGGATGGTTTTGTTGTTGCTCATCGGTTTCTCGATGGCTGCTTTTGCTTACGGTAACTTTTACCATAAATTCGACGTCGTTTGGGGAGACGGCCGTGCTGTGATTCAAGAAGGTGGGGACCTGCTTACGCTGTCTCTTCACAAAACATCTGGCTCTGGGTTCCAATCCAAGGAT GAATATCTATATGGAAAAATCGATATGCAGCTCAAGCTTGTCCCTGGCAATTCAGCTGGCACAGTTACTGCCTACT GGTTATCCTCCAAAGGTGAAGCATGGGATGAAATAGATTTTGAATTCTTGGGGAACTTAAGTGGACAACCTTACATTCTCCATACTAATGTATTCTGCCAAGGCAAGGGCAACAGGGAGCAGCAATTCTACTTATGGTTTGACCCCACTGCAGATTTCCACACCTACTCCATCCTTTGGAACCCAGAGCGCATTGT GTTCTCTGTGGATGGCATCCCTATTAGAGAGTTTAAGAACTTGGAGTTTCTTGGCGTTCCATTTCCTAAGAATCAGAAAATGAGGTTATATTCTACGCTTTGGAATGCCGATGACTGGGCAACTAGAGGTGGACTTGTGAAGACGGACTGGAGTCAAGCCCCTTTCAAAGCTTCCTATAGGAACTTCAATGCCGATGCTTGCGTTTGGTCATCTGGTTCATCTTATTGCAGCTCAAACAAAAATGCATGGTTTTGGGAAGAGCTTAATTTCGCTAAGAAAGGACAGATGAAATGGGTGCAAAATAATTACATGGTCTATAATTACTGCGAAGACACAAAGCGATTCCCCCAAGGCCTTCCCACAGAATGTACCTTTGCCGACATACTCTAA
- the LOC107915420 gene encoding chromatin modification-related protein EAF1 A-like translates to MYFWHSAEVLLNRKDASLGPKKSGHDLVHLPANEVPKNMTAKLDMDMNEDQQHFGNNSKLAIQAYALRFLKYSSSSVSSPQAEAPATPDMISDSGIMDISWDENLTEESLFYPVPLGAMETYRRSIESYLIQTEKTGSSKQEEVEISVYDAGAEFGYDDFVCDEEERETSTYYFPGAFEDSKSSKLNQKKWKKIKSYLARPYEMGAYFPHRHCAQQSMLIRKRPASSLNVNPIPMKCVRTGSRQRVLSPFSSAPAAGSLQGPTKTDASSGDTNSFQDDQNTLNEGFQIQKSMEVVIGITRVLQYRPNPQILCFSIPFPNRGLPITSGFPFQVSVLPSLPT, encoded by the exons ATGTACTTTTGGCATTCAGCAGAGGTGCTTCTAAATAGGAAAGATGCAAGTCTTGGCCCAAAGAAAAGTGGCCATGATTTAGTGCACTTACCAGCCAATGAAGTTCCTAAGAACATGACTGCAAAACTTGATATG GATATGAATGAGGACCAGCAGCACTTTGGAAATAACAGTAAACTTGCTATTCAGGCATATGCTCTTAGATTTTTGAAATATAGCAGCTCCTCTGTTTCCTCACCTCAAGCTGAAGCTCCAGCAACTCCTGACATGATATCTGACTCGGGCATTATGGACATTTCTTGGGATGAAAACCTAACTGAA GAAAGCCTCTTCTATCCAGTACCTTTAGGTGCCATGGAAACCTACCGAAGATCTATTGAATCTTATTTGATACAGACTGAG AAAACTGGCAGTAGTAAGCAAGAGGAGGTTGAAATTTCTGTTTATGATGCTGGGGCTG AGTTTGGATATGATGACTTTGTGTGTGATGAGGAAGAACGAGAAACAAGTACTTACTATTTTCCTGGAGCCTTTGAAGATAGCAAATCATCGAAATTAAACCAGAAAAAGTGgaagaaaataaaatcatatcttgcAAGACCTTATGAAATGGGTGCTTATTTTCCACATAGACACTGTGCCCAACAGTCGATGTTGATAAGGAAAAGGCCTGCTAGCAGTCTAAATGTCAATCCAATTCCAATGAAATGTGTGCGTACTGGTTCCAGGCAGAGGGTTTTAAGTCCATTTAGCAGTGCTCCTGCTGCTGGGAGTTTACAAGGTCCAACAAAAACAGATGCTTCTAGTGGGGATACTAATTCTTTTCAGGATGATCAGAATACTTTGAATGAAGGATTCCAGATCCAGAAAAGCATGGAGGTtgtaataggtattacgcgcgtattacaataccgacctaatccccaaattctCTGCTTTTCTATTCCCTTCCCAAATCGAGGATTACCCATTACGTCCGGCTTCCCTTTCCaagtctctgttttaccctccctccctacctgA
- the LOC107914731 gene encoding xyloglucan endotransglucosylase/hydrolase protein 22 → MSSSGFKFTLLVPLIVACLMASSARNFHNDFDITWGDGRGKIVNNGEVLTLSLDKASGSGFQSKNEYLFGKIDMQLKLVPGNSAGTVTAYYLSSKGSTWDEIDFEFLGNLSGDPYILHTNVFSQGKGNREQQFYLWFDPTADFHTYSILWNPQRIIFSVDGTPIREFKNMESFGVPFPKNQPMRIYSSLWNADDWATRGGLVKTDWTQAPFTASYRNFNADACVWSNGASSCKSNASPSSASTNSAWFSQEMDSAKQQRLKWVQKNYMIYNYCNDAKRFPQGLPLECNMS, encoded by the exons ATGAGTTCTTCAGGTTTCAAATTTACCTTGCTTGTTCCTCTTATTGTTGCTTGTCTCATGGCATCATCAGCCAGAAATTTCCACAATGATTTTGACATAACATGGGGAGATGGCCGTGGTAAAATCGTCAACAATGGAGAGGTTCTCACTCTCTCCCTCGATAAAGCTTCTGGTTCTGGTTTCCAATCCAAGAACGAGTACCTATTCGGCAAGATTGATATGCAGCTCAAGCTTGTCCCTGGAAACTCCGCTGGCACAGTCACTGCTTACTAT CTATCTTCGAAAGGATCAACATGGGATGAAATTGATTTCGAGTTCCTTGGGAATTTAAGTGGTGACCCTTACATTCTTCACACAAATGTGTTCAGTCAAGGAAAGGGTAACAGAGAACAACAATTCTACCTCTGGTTTGACCCAACTGCAGATTTCCATACTTATTCAATCCTTTGGAATCCCCAACGTATAAT CTTCTCTGTTGACGGTACACCCATTAGAGAGTTCAAAAACATGGAATCATTTGGTGTCCCGTTTCCTAAGAACCAGCCGATGAGAATTTACTCTAGTTTGTGGAATGCTGATGATTGGGCCACAAGGGGTGGTTTGGTTAAGACCGACTGGACTCAAGCTCCTTTCACTGCCTCTTACAGGAACTTCAATGCTGATGCTTGTGTGTGGTCCAATGGGGCTTCTTCGTGTAAATCGAATGCTTCACCATCTTCTGCATCGACAAACAGTGCATGGTTCTCTCAAGAAATGGATTCAGCTAAGCAGCAAAGGTTGAAATGGGTGCAAAAGAACTACATGATATACAACTACTGCAATGATGCTAAGAGATTTCCTCAAGGTCTACCTCTAGAGTGCAATATGTCTTAA
- the LOC107907478 gene encoding FGGY carbohydrate kinase domain-containing protein yields MNMKGKEILGKGRTRSDTTPLLGKHKQQHQQPHPKNRFHSSPSACSHSISSPLFLEMAAAISSASSSPTSHCNVFLGVDVGTGSARAGLFDEEGKLLGSASSPIQIWKEGDCIEQSSTDIWHAVCSAVKAACSLAKIDGEQVKGIGFAATCSLVAVDADGSPVTVSWSGDSRRNIIVWMDHRAVKQAEKINSRNSPVLQYCGGSVSPEMEPPKLLWVKENLQESWSMVFRWMDLSDWLSYRATGDGTRSLCTTVCKWTYLGHAHMQHINEKDSRDMEACGWDDDFWEEIGLGDLVEGHHAKIGRSVAFPGHALGSGLTPTAAKELGLVAGTPVGTSLIDAHAGGVGVMESLPEKENDNEAICHRMVLVCGTSTCHMAVSRDKLFIPGVWGPFWSAMIPEYWLTEGGQSATGALLDYIIESHVASPRLANHAASQKTSLFHLLNNILESMMRELQCPFIAALTEDTHVLPDFHGNRSPIADPKAKGVVFGLTLNPSEQQLARLYLAAVQAIAYGTRHIVEHYNANGHKIDTLLACGGLSKNALFIQEHADIIGCPIILPRESESVLLGAAILGAVAAKKYTCLSEAMKALNAAGQVIHPSTDSRVKKYHDAKYCIFRELYQQQLSQRSIMAQALA; encoded by the exons atgaatatgaaaggaaaagaaatattGGGTAAAGGGAGAACTCGGTCCGATACGACGCCGCTTCTCGGCAAACATAAACAACAACATCAACAACCTCATCCAAAAAACCGGTTCCATTCTTCTCCCTCCGCCTGTTCTCACAGCATCTCCTCCCCTTTGTTCCTCGAAATGGCCGCCGCTATCTCCTCCGCCTCCTCCTCCCCTACTTCCCATTGCAACGTCTTCCTCGGCGTTGACGTCGGCACCGGTAGTGCACGCGCCG GTCTCTTTGATGAGGAAGGGAAGCTTCTAGGATCTGCTAGTAGCCCAATACAAATATGGAAAGAAGGCGACTGTATTGag CAATCTTCAACTGATATCTGGCATGCAGTCTGTTCAGCTGTGAAAGCAGCATGTTCACTTGCAAAAATTGATGGGGAACAGGTGAAGGGCATTGGATTTGCAGCTACTTGTTCACTTG TGGCTGTGGATGCAGATGGCTCTCCAGTTACTGTTTCTTGGAGTGGTGATTCAAGAAGAAATATCATAGTCTGGATGGACCATCGGGCTGTGAAACAAGCTGAGAAGATTAATTCTCGTAACTCACCGGTGTTACAATACTGTGGTGGATCTGTTTCACCAGAAATGGAGCCGCCAAAG cTTTTATGGGTGAAGGAAAATTTGCAAGAGTCTTGGTCAATGGTATTTAGGTGGATGGACTTGAGTGATTGGTTGTCATATAG AGCAACAGGAGATGGTACTCGAAGTCTATGCACCACAGTATGCAAATGGACATATCTTGGTCATGCACACATGCAGCATATTAATGAGAAAGATTCTCGTGATATGGAAGCTTGTGGATGGGATGATGATTTTTGGGAGGAGATTGGCTTAGGTGATCTTGTTGAGGGCCATCATGCTAAGATTG GACGAAGTGTAGCTTTTCCAGGCCATGCTCTGGGTTCTGGTCTTACTCCTACTGCTGCAAAG GAACTTGGTCTTGTAGCCGGAACACCTGTGGGGACATCACTGATTGATGCACATGCTGGTGGTGTGGGGGTAATGGAAAGTCTACCTGAAAAAG AGAATGATAATGAAGCTATATGCCATCGTATGGTGTTGGTCTGCGGAACTTCTACTTGTCACATGGCTGTATCACGGGACAAGCTATTTATTCCTGGGGTCTGGGGACCATTTTGGTCAg CGATGATACCTGAGTACTGGCTCACAGAAGGGGGGCAGAGTGCTACTGGTGCATTATTGGATTACATAATTGAAAGCCATGTTGCTTCTCCACGACTTGCAAACCATGCAGCTTCCCAAA AAACTTCCCTGTTTCATCTACTGAACAATATTTTGGAATCAATGATGCGTGAGCTGCAGTGTCCATTTATTGCTGCTTTGACTGAAGATACACATGTCCTTCCTGACTTCCATGGAAATAG GTCTCCCATTGCAGATCCCAAAGCAAAAGGAGTAGTGTTTGGATTGACCCTCAACCCTAGTGAGCAACAGTTGGCTCGTCTATACCTTGCCGCTGTGCAGGCTATTGCATATGGTACACGTCATATTGTGGAGCATTACAATGCTAATGGTCACAAG ATTGATACATTGCTTGCATGTGGTGGCCTCTCAAAAAATGCCCTTTTCATTCAAGAGCATGCAGATATTATTG GTTGCCCTATAATTCTTCCGCGTGAAAGTGAGTCAGTGCTTTTAGGGGCTGCTATTCTTGGTGCAGTTGCAGCAAAGAAGTATACTTGTCTCAGTGAGGCAATGAAAGCACTTAATGCAGCTGGTCAG GTCATTCATCCATCAACAGACTCAAGGGTGAAGAAGTATCATGATGCCAAATACTGTATTTTCCGTGAACTTTATCAGCAGCAGCTGTCGCAGCGTTCAATTATGGCTCAAGCTTTGGCATAG